In bacterium, a genomic segment contains:
- a CDS encoding glycosyltransferase family 2 protein: MAGENHDPGGAIQPDLEILMHPAVSIILPVNNRRHLLERALASVEAQTFTDYELLIVDDGSSDGLEAWMPALQEMHPNWRYLRHRNRRLSATRNIGIHAALSEWVTFLDADDEYRPDHLRLRIEYVRARPEVDLVHGGVELCGPEESHWVEDAFHPGALIHLSQCIIGSTLFGRKRLFLESGGFRLQDYSAESELIARLSERYTIERVDFPTYIYHTGLPDSICTLRKSGRAQGAPE, from the coding sequence ATGGCTGGCGAAAACCATGACCCGGGCGGCGCCATACAGCCCGATCTTGAAATCCTGATGCACCCAGCGGTTTCTATCATCCTGCCCGTTAATAATCGCCGGCATCTTCTGGAACGCGCGCTCGCCTCGGTCGAGGCGCAGACCTTTACGGATTATGAGCTGCTGATCGTCGATGACGGCAGCAGCGACGGGCTCGAGGCGTGGATGCCGGCCCTCCAGGAGATGCACCCGAATTGGCGCTACCTCAGACACCGCAACCGCAGGCTTTCCGCCACGCGCAATATCGGCATCCATGCCGCCCTCAGCGAGTGGGTGACCTTTCTGGACGCCGATGATGAATATCGGCCGGATCATCTCCGGCTGCGTATCGAGTATGTGCGCGCCCGCCCTGAAGTGGATCTGGTGCACGGCGGGGTGGAGTTGTGCGGCCCCGAAGAGAGCCATTGGGTGGAGGATGCCTTCCATCCCGGTGCATTGATCCATCTCTCCCAATGCATCATCGGGTCGACGCTTTTCGGGCGCAAGCGCCTTTTTCTCGAGAGCGGCGGTTTCCGACTTCAGGACTATTCGGCTGAATCGGAGCTGATCGCGCGTCTTAGCGAGCGGTATACCATCGAGCGGGTCGATTTTCCGACCTATATTTACCATACGGGGCTGCCGGACAGCATCTGCACCCTGCGCAAGTCAGGCCGTGCGCAGGGCGCGCCAGAGTGA
- a CDS encoding cytochrome c maturation protein CcmE, producing the protein MKPKILIGVSVIIAALIYLMVTSFKESSVYYLTVSEIREKAATIKGEGLRVSGYVDPASIRWDAQKIEVRFTMIEGPDSLHVYYKGVMPDQLADAQGVLAEGKMLADGTFAATRLMLKCPSKYEARLEEDKTARTR; encoded by the coding sequence ATGAAACCTAAAATACTCATCGGCGTTAGCGTGATTATCGCGGCGTTGATCTATCTCATGGTCACCAGCTTCAAGGAGAGTTCGGTCTACTACCTGACCGTCTCCGAAATCCGGGAAAAAGCCGCAACCATCAAGGGCGAGGGTTTACGGGTGAGCGGCTATGTGGATCCCGCCTCCATCCGTTGGGATGCTCAAAAAATCGAGGTCCGCTTTACGATGATCGAGGGGCCGGACAGCCTGCACGTCTATTACAAGGGGGTGATGCCGGACCAGCTGGCGGATGCGCAGGGGGTGCTGGCCGAGGGCAAGATGCTCGCGGACGGCACGTTCGCCGCGACCCGGCTCATGCTCAAATGCCCCTCCAAATATGAAGCCCGCCTCGAGGAAGATAAAACGGCGCGCACCCGGTAG
- the nadA gene encoding quinolinate synthase NadA — translation MMNASPEFEHLYAKLKNVIPVAEIRYKAELAEEINRLKRERHAVILGHNYMEPALYHSVPDFRGDSLELSRRAAEVEADIIIFCGVRFMAETAKILNPGKTVLIPSPKAGCSLAESITAEDVRQLRQLYPGVPVVTYINTYADVKAETDICCTSGNAVKVVESLKSDKVIFLPDQYLAGNVARETGKTIVFPVKSPAGLVRPEPGLEYAMIGWEGRCEVHDKFTVEDIENIRAQFPDVVILAHPECRPEVTAAADFSGSTSAMIRYVRETKAPRYLLLTECSMGDNIAAENPDRELLRLCSVRCPHMAEITLEDTLESLRQTRYVVEVPEEIRMRALQAVTRMLEIG, via the coding sequence ATGATGAATGCTTCACCTGAATTCGAACACCTGTATGCCAAACTGAAAAATGTCATCCCCGTTGCCGAGATCCGCTACAAGGCGGAGCTGGCGGAGGAGATCAACCGGCTCAAGAGGGAGCGCCATGCGGTTATCCTCGGGCATAACTATATGGAACCCGCCCTTTATCATTCCGTGCCGGATTTTCGCGGGGACTCCCTGGAACTGAGCCGCCGGGCTGCCGAAGTCGAGGCCGACATCATCATTTTTTGCGGCGTCCGTTTCATGGCGGAGACGGCCAAGATCCTCAATCCCGGAAAGACGGTGCTCATCCCTTCACCCAAAGCGGGCTGCTCCCTGGCCGAAAGCATTACAGCCGAGGATGTCCGCCAACTGCGGCAACTCTACCCTGGGGTGCCGGTGGTCACCTATATCAACACCTATGCCGACGTCAAGGCTGAAACCGATATCTGCTGCACCTCGGGCAATGCGGTCAAGGTGGTGGAGTCGCTCAAGTCGGATAAGGTGATCTTTCTGCCCGATCAGTATCTGGCCGGCAATGTCGCTCGCGAGACCGGCAAGACGATCGTCTTCCCGGTCAAGAGTCCAGCCGGCCTGGTCCGGCCCGAGCCCGGTCTTGAATATGCAATGATCGGCTGGGAGGGCCGCTGTGAGGTTCACGACAAATTCACCGTCGAGGATATCGAAAACATTCGCGCCCAGTTCCCCGACGTGGTCATCCTGGCTCATCCGGAATGCCGGCCCGAGGTGACCGCGGCTGCCGACTTTTCCGGCAGCACCTCTGCGATGATCCGCTATGTGCGCGAGACCAAGGCGCCGCGCTATCTGCTGTTGACCGAGTGCAGCATGGGCGACAACATTGCGGCCGAAAATCCCGACCGTGAGCTGCTAAGGCTCTGCAGCGTGCGCTGTCCGCACATGGCCGAAATCACTCTTGAGGATACCCTGGAATCCCTGCGGCAGACGCGCTATGTGGTCGAAGTGCCCGAGGAGATCCGTATGCGCGCCTTGCAGGCGGTGACCCGCATGCTGGAAATCGGCTGA
- a CDS encoding TetR/AcrR family transcriptional regulator, with the protein MSHPPLCRKAREKLARQQDIFAAARELFLRQGYHETTLEEIARHAEFGKGTIYNYFSSKEDLFLAICDQLVGELEAIARRTLIESEGEGRRRLTTYAGAMIRYSRDNAELIALVMHRIHQISQEKRKPYLARYTSVMKRIWQAISHSFQEEQQQCGACRYDPLALAILFEGMVRTYTMTRFGPLHSMPRDEVEEAADMITTIFFDGIGKPNQG; encoded by the coding sequence ATGTCCCATCCCCCCCTTTGCCGCAAGGCACGGGAAAAACTGGCGCGGCAGCAGGATATTTTCGCCGCCGCCCGTGAGCTTTTCCTCCGTCAGGGCTATCACGAGACCACCCTGGAGGAGATTGCACGCCACGCCGAGTTCGGCAAGGGCACGATCTACAATTACTTTTCCTCCAAGGAGGATCTCTTCCTCGCCATCTGTGATCAGCTGGTCGGCGAGCTGGAAGCCATCGCCCGCAGAACCCTCATCGAGAGCGAGGGTGAGGGCCGCCGGCGCCTGACGACCTATGCCGGCGCGATGATCCGCTATTCGCGCGACAACGCCGAGCTGATCGCCCTGGTCATGCACCGGATCCATCAGATCAGCCAGGAAAAGAGAAAACCCTATCTGGCCCGTTACACTTCGGTCATGAAGAGAATCTGGCAAGCCATCAGCCACAGTTTCCAGGAGGAGCAGCAACAATGCGGTGCCTGCCGCTATGATCCGCTGGCGCTGGCCATCCTGTTTGAGGGGATGGTGCGCACCTATACCATGACTCGCTTCGGCCCGCTGCATTCCATGCCCAGGGATGAGGTTGAGGAGGCGGCCGATATGATTACCACGATTTTTTTTGACGGAATCGGAAAACCCAACCAAGGATAA
- a CDS encoding LemA family protein produces MSKALKTILIVVAILAVIGFLIFTPYNRLVGLDEGVKNAWAQVQNQLQRRMDLIPNLVKTVEGYANFERSTLEAVINARAKATSTQINAGDMNPAQLQQYMEAQNGLTSALGRLMVVVERYPELKANENFIRLQDELAGTENRIAVERKRYNDEVRVYNQSVRKFPTVLIANLLGFPQKPYFEAPVEAKTAPTVDFSGLKK; encoded by the coding sequence ATGTCGAAAGCATTAAAAACCATCCTGATCGTCGTCGCGATCCTGGCCGTCATCGGCTTCCTGATCTTCACCCCGTATAACCGGCTTGTCGGCCTCGACGAGGGGGTTAAAAACGCCTGGGCGCAGGTCCAGAACCAGCTGCAGCGTCGAATGGACCTGATCCCCAATCTCGTCAAGACCGTCGAGGGTTATGCCAATTTTGAACGTTCGACCCTCGAGGCGGTGATCAATGCCCGCGCCAAGGCGACCAGCACCCAGATCAATGCCGGGGACATGAATCCGGCGCAGCTCCAGCAGTACATGGAAGCCCAGAACGGCCTGACCAGCGCCCTTGGCCGCCTTATGGTCGTCGTCGAAAGATACCCCGAACTGAAGGCCAATGAGAATTTCATCCGCCTCCAGGATGAACTGGCGGGAACCGAAAACCGCATCGCGGTCGAGCGCAAGCGCTACAACGATGAAGTGCGCGTTTACAATCAGTCTGTGCGCAAATTCCCGACGGTTCTCATCGCAAATCTCCTCGGCTTCCCACAAAAACCTTACTTCGAGGCTCCGGTCGAGGCCAAGACAGCGCCGACCGTTGATTTCAGCGGCCTCAAGAAATAA
- a CDS encoding NAD(P)-dependent oxidoreductase, translated as MATQSHILILGAGGFIGSACARAVLESGDRLTCLAHRTPLASELSGARTVPGSLPTFPWRSLEADPPTIILHLARLSAPGRSGRRIAAWRSARANRRLLSWLEGQAHPPLLVLVAGTLAYGPSADAEVYEEHPLNPVGFARQYARGEAPVLAALQAGRLPVQIMRPAWVYGPRSWLKSFYLDPMRREGFVPLYGSGENWMSLIHVEDAARWILRLAQTAPTGTTFNLVSGAPMRQTELAERLSRISGLPVRRRTPADLAIRDSALWESLTFSQRTATRHAARYHEIGCDHPDPGLALESLWRALRTA; from the coding sequence ATGGCAACGCAAAGCCATATCCTGATCCTCGGCGCCGGCGGCTTTATCGGCAGCGCCTGCGCCCGTGCGGTTCTGGAATCGGGTGATCGCCTCACGTGCCTGGCACATCGCACACCCCTCGCCAGCGAGCTCTCCGGCGCCCGCACAGTTCCCGGCAGCTTGCCGACCTTTCCCTGGCGCAGCCTCGAAGCGGATCCTCCGACCATCATCCTTCATCTGGCCCGTCTCTCCGCGCCGGGGAGGTCCGGCCGCCGCATCGCGGCATGGCGCAGCGCACGGGCCAACCGGCGGCTTCTCAGCTGGCTGGAAGGTCAGGCGCATCCCCCGCTGCTGGTGCTGGTGGCCGGTACCCTCGCCTATGGGCCCTCCGCCGATGCCGAGGTATATGAAGAGCACCCGCTGAATCCCGTGGGATTTGCCCGCCAGTATGCGCGGGGCGAGGCGCCGGTGCTCGCAGCACTGCAGGCGGGTCGGCTTCCGGTTCAGATCATGCGGCCGGCCTGGGTTTACGGCCCGCGCTCCTGGCTGAAAAGCTTTTATCTAGATCCCATGCGGCGGGAGGGTTTCGTCCCGCTCTACGGCTCCGGCGAGAACTGGATGTCGCTGATCCATGTGGAGGATGCCGCAAGATGGATCCTGCGGCTGGCACAAACGGCGCCAACCGGGACGACCTTCAACCTGGTCAGCGGTGCGCCGATGCGCCAGACGGAACTGGCGGAACGGCTCAGCCGGATCAGCGGTCTGCCGGTGCGGCGGCGTACCCCCGCTGATCTTGCCATTCGGGATTCAGCCCTCTGGGAATCACTCACCTTCTCACAACGCACCGCCACCCGTCACGCCGCGCGCTACCACGAGATCGGTTGCGATCACCCGGACCCCGGCCTCGCTCTGGAATCACTCTGGCGCGCCCTGCGCACGGCCTGA
- a CDS encoding TPM domain-containing protein: MRKIALLILMTLLPALLPATDTFPPRRGAVNDFAEVIPDAVEAQIEALAIEVWNKAGVAIVICTMPTIGEADYQTYANELYSAWGIGKKGEDKGLLIFNVTDIRKIWIETGYGVEGFINDARAGDVYRRYMVPNFQQGNFGEGFLEATQAFAGMVGEEYGLTFDNQTIMPQRVSGSSLDGEDWIVALFVLFIIAMILMGTSRGTGWGSGGGWGSSRRGGWGSDWGSGGWGGGGWGGGFGGGGGGGFGGFGGGSSGGGGAGGGY; encoded by the coding sequence ATGCGCAAGATTGCTCTACTTATACTGATGACGCTGTTACCGGCCTTGCTGCCTGCAACGGACACTTTTCCTCCGCGGCGGGGTGCGGTCAATGATTTCGCCGAGGTCATCCCCGACGCGGTGGAAGCGCAGATCGAAGCGCTGGCTATAGAGGTCTGGAATAAAGCCGGGGTGGCTATCGTGATCTGCACCATGCCCACCATCGGGGAAGCCGATTATCAGACCTATGCCAACGAACTCTACTCGGCGTGGGGCATCGGTAAAAAGGGCGAAGACAAGGGACTTCTGATTTTCAATGTCACGGATATTCGCAAGATCTGGATCGAAACCGGCTATGGGGTGGAGGGGTTCATCAACGACGCCCGCGCCGGCGATGTCTACCGCCGCTATATGGTGCCCAATTTCCAGCAAGGGAATTTTGGCGAGGGGTTCCTCGAAGCAACCCAAGCTTTCGCCGGCATGGTCGGTGAGGAGTATGGCCTGACCTTCGATAATCAGACCATCATGCCGCAGCGTGTGTCCGGATCATCCCTGGACGGGGAGGACTGGATTGTCGCCCTTTTTGTCCTTTTCATCATTGCCATGATCCTGATGGGGACTTCCCGCGGCACGGGCTGGGGATCAGGCGGCGGCTGGGGTTCGAGCCGGCGCGGCGGCTGGGGCAGCGATTGGGGCAGCGGTGGCTGGGGCGGAGGAGGCTGGGGCGGCGGTTTTGGCGGTGGTGGCGGCGGCGGTTTCGGGGGCTTTGGCGGCGGCTCGAGCGGCGGTGGTGGCGCCGGTGGCGGCTATTAG